The proteins below come from a single Piscinibacter gummiphilus genomic window:
- a CDS encoding Na+/H+ antiporter subunit E: protein MKRLLPSPWLSLGLFCGWLLLARSTSVGEVLLGLLAAVLLPLLMAPLRPAPGPLRHWGRLAALVLRVGRDVVRSAIDVALGVFRASRRPPRSAFVVVPLDLHDLHGLAALAMITAVIPGTVWCELAPDRSTLLLHVFDLDDEARFITHFKADYEQPLKDVFG, encoded by the coding sequence ATGAAACGCCTGCTGCCGTCGCCGTGGCTGTCGCTCGGCCTTTTCTGCGGCTGGCTGCTGCTTGCGCGGAGCACCAGCGTCGGCGAGGTGCTGCTGGGCCTGCTCGCCGCGGTGCTGCTGCCCTTGCTGATGGCGCCGCTGCGACCCGCGCCGGGCCCGCTGCGCCATTGGGGCCGGCTCGCGGCGCTGGTGCTGCGCGTGGGCCGCGACGTGGTGCGCTCGGCCATCGACGTGGCGCTCGGCGTGTTTCGCGCCAGCCGCCGGCCGCCCCGCAGCGCCTTCGTGGTGGTGCCGCTCGATCTGCACGACCTGCACGGGCTCGCGGCCCTCGCGATGATCACCGCGGTCATCCCCGGCACCGTGTGGTGCGAGCTGGCACCCGACCGCAGCACCCTGCTGCTGCACGTCTTCGACCTCGACGACGAAGCCCGCTTCATCACCCACTTCAAGGCCGACTACGAACAACCGCTGAAGGACGTTTTCGGATGA
- a CDS encoding monovalent cation/H+ antiporter subunit D — protein sequence MIQVEYSAHHLVVLPVLLPLATAALMLMLGEGRRGLKSVINLASTALGLAVAVLLLLRAAEQAPSAFGIYLPGNWPVPFGIVLVADRLSALMAVLTGAIGLATLLYALARWQHAGVYFHVLFQLQLMGLYGAFLTADLFNLFVFFEVLLAASYGLLLHGGGLARVRAGLHYIAINLAASLLFLIGVAVLYGVTGTLNMADIAHKLPLVPESDRGLLHAGAAILAIAFLAKAALWPLNAWLPPAYAAASAPVAALFAILTKVGVYAVLRLWTLCFPADAGASASFGGEVLVWGGLATLAFGAIGMLASQQLARLAGFSVIASSGTLIAAVGFDDPALSGGALFYLASSTLAGCALFLLVELLERSREVEVGPEEVDAGGDALPAFIDAEPPQGTNLDDDERALTGRAIPAALAFLGVTFTVCAMVVAGLPPLSGFVAKLAMLSALLELRSAPAWTLFALLIVSGLLGATALMRIGIRHFWAGIERPSPRLRVAETLPIAGLLVAAVAMVAHGERALVYTRATAEALHEPGLYIKAVMDARPVQAPGSGR from the coding sequence GTGATCCAGGTGGAGTACTCGGCCCACCACCTGGTGGTGCTGCCGGTGTTGCTGCCGCTGGCCACCGCGGCGCTGATGCTCATGCTGGGCGAAGGCCGGCGCGGGCTCAAGAGCGTCATCAACCTCGCCTCCACCGCCCTCGGCCTGGCGGTGGCGGTGCTTCTGCTGCTGCGGGCGGCCGAACAGGCGCCCTCGGCCTTCGGCATCTACCTGCCGGGCAACTGGCCGGTGCCCTTCGGCATCGTGCTCGTGGCCGACCGGCTCTCGGCGCTGATGGCGGTGCTCACCGGCGCCATCGGCCTGGCCACGCTGCTATATGCCCTGGCGCGGTGGCAGCACGCGGGCGTGTATTTCCATGTGCTGTTTCAGCTGCAGTTGATGGGGCTGTACGGCGCCTTCCTTACCGCCGACCTCTTCAACCTCTTCGTCTTCTTCGAGGTGCTGCTGGCGGCAAGCTACGGCCTGCTGCTGCACGGAGGCGGCCTGGCGCGGGTGCGCGCCGGGCTGCACTACATCGCGATCAACCTGGCGGCCTCGCTGCTCTTCCTGATCGGCGTGGCGGTGCTCTACGGCGTGACCGGCACGCTCAACATGGCCGACATCGCGCACAAGCTGCCGCTGGTGCCCGAGAGCGACCGCGGCTTGCTGCATGCGGGCGCGGCCATCCTCGCCATCGCCTTCCTCGCCAAGGCGGCGCTGTGGCCGCTCAACGCCTGGTTGCCGCCCGCCTACGCCGCAGCGAGCGCGCCGGTGGCCGCGCTCTTCGCCATCCTCACCAAGGTCGGGGTGTACGCGGTCCTGCGCCTCTGGACGCTCTGCTTCCCGGCCGATGCCGGCGCCTCGGCCTCGTTCGGCGGCGAGGTTCTGGTCTGGGGTGGGTTGGCCACGCTCGCCTTTGGCGCGATCGGCATGCTGGCCTCGCAGCAGCTCGCGCGGCTGGCCGGCTTCAGCGTGATCGCCTCGTCGGGCACGCTGATCGCCGCCGTCGGCTTCGACGACCCGGCCCTGAGCGGCGGCGCGCTCTTCTACTTGGCCAGTTCCACCCTGGCCGGATGCGCGCTCTTCCTGCTGGTGGAGTTGCTGGAGCGCAGCCGCGAGGTCGAGGTCGGCCCGGAAGAGGTCGATGCAGGCGGTGACGCCCTGCCCGCCTTCATCGACGCCGAGCCTCCGCAGGGCACCAACCTCGACGACGACGAACGGGCGCTGACCGGCCGCGCCATCCCCGCCGCGCTCGCATTCCTCGGCGTGACGTTCACGGTGTGCGCGATGGTGGTCGCGGGCCTTCCACCGCTGTCGGGCTTCGTCGCGAAACTCGCGATGCTGAGCGCATTGCTGGAGCTGCGCAGCGCGCCGGCCTGGACCCTCTTCGCCTTGCTGATCGTCTCGGGCCTGCTCGGCGCCACCGCGCTCATGCGCATCGGCATTCGCCATTTCTGGGCCGGCATCGAGCGCCCGTCGCCCCGCCTGCGGGTGGCCGAGACGCTTCCCATCGCCGGCCTGCTGGTCGCCGCCGTGGCGATGGTGGCCCACGGCGAGCGCGCGCTCGTCTATACCCGTGCCACCGCAGAAGCGCTGCATGAGCCCGGGCTCTACATCAAGGCCGTGATGGATGCCCGGCCCGTGCAAGCCCCAGGGAGCGGCCGATGA
- a CDS encoding Na+/H+ antiporter subunit C, protein MEAVVSIAIGVLAGAGVWLVLRPRTFQVLIGLSLLSYAINLFIFSVGSLAIGREPIVKAGLPADLAHYSDPVPQSLVLTAIVIGFATTALFLVVLLALRGLTGGDHVDGQEERP, encoded by the coding sequence ATGGAAGCCGTGGTGTCGATCGCAATCGGCGTGCTGGCCGGCGCGGGTGTGTGGCTGGTGCTCCGGCCCCGGACCTTCCAGGTATTGATCGGTCTCTCGCTGCTGTCGTATGCGATCAACCTCTTCATCTTCAGCGTGGGCAGCCTGGCCATCGGCCGCGAGCCCATCGTGAAGGCCGGGCTTCCGGCCGACTTGGCGCACTACAGCGACCCGGTGCCGCAATCGCTGGTGCTCACCGCCATCGTCATCGGCTTTGCGACGACGGCGCTCTTCCTCGTGGTGCTGCTTGCCCTGCGGGGGTTGACGGGCGGTGACCACGTGGACGGGCAGGAGGAACGGCCGTGA
- a CDS encoding monovalent cation/H+ antiporter subunit A — MSPMLLLLLPFVGCVVAALLPTNARNLESSWAALVSLAVAVPLALLYPQVAAGAVVVERVPWLTSLGLDLIVRIDGFAWMFGMLVSGMGLLVIVYARYYLSPEDPAARFYSLLLGFMGAMLGVVLSGNLVQLVVFWELTSVFSFLLIGYWTHRKDARRGARMAFTVTATGGLALLAGVLLLGHIAGSLELDAVLASGDRIRAHALYPLALGLVLLGALTKSAQFPFHFWLPHAMAAPTPVSAYLHSATMVKAGVFLLARLWPALAGTEAWFWIVGGAGLATLLLGAYAAMFQNDLKGLLAYSTISHLGLITLLLGLNSPLAAVAAVFHMMNHATFKASLFMSVGIIDHETGTRDMRRLDGLYRAMPITGTLAIVACAAMAGVPLLNGFLSKEMFFAETVFVSASPAVEYGLPALATLAGVFAVVYSLRFGHDVFFGAPPDCPRQPHEPVHWMRVPVELLVLACVVVGTLPAWSVGPLLATAAQPVVGGVLPEYSLAIWHGFNTPLVMSLVALVAGTVIYLRFATRFKQRRTRGAPLLQGLDGKRLFEAALAGLTRGSSHLLRGLSTRRLQPQLFVMLLIAGLAGLGSALIVPLEWGDRARVPATPEFVLMWAVACVCAVGAAYQAKFHRLAALTMLGVVGLAVCITFAWFSAPDLALTQLAVEVVTLVLFLLGLRWMPKRVAQDDPRIALRAWWRRRRDIVLAVLIGVGLATLSYALLTRTAPLSIAPYFLEQALPGGGGTNVVNVMLVDFRAFDTLGEITVLGIVGITVYALLRRFRPPQETIDQPVQQRVRGMGRDLTDRAEDTDRLQEYLEVPAVLVRLLLPVAGLFAFHLFMRGHNEPGGGFVAGLVVAIAFIAQYMVGGTRWVEARMRLRPPRWIAFGLLMALGTGLGSLALGHPFLTTHTMHVHWPLVGDVHLPTAALFDLGVFSVVVGATLLLLTAIAHQSLRASRQQAAAADDAHEKEKP; from the coding sequence ATGTCGCCGATGCTGCTCCTGCTGTTGCCGTTCGTCGGGTGCGTGGTCGCGGCCCTTCTGCCGACCAACGCCCGCAACCTCGAGTCTTCGTGGGCCGCGCTGGTGTCGCTGGCCGTCGCGGTGCCGCTGGCACTGCTGTACCCGCAGGTCGCGGCCGGCGCCGTGGTCGTCGAGCGAGTGCCCTGGCTCACGAGCCTCGGGCTGGACCTCATCGTGCGCATCGACGGCTTCGCCTGGATGTTCGGCATGCTGGTCAGCGGCATGGGGCTCCTGGTCATCGTGTATGCCCGCTACTACCTCTCGCCGGAAGACCCGGCTGCGCGCTTCTACTCGCTGCTGCTCGGCTTCATGGGCGCGATGCTCGGCGTGGTGCTGTCGGGCAACCTGGTGCAGCTCGTCGTCTTCTGGGAGCTGACGAGCGTCTTCTCCTTCCTCCTGATCGGCTACTGGACGCACCGCAAAGACGCCCGCCGCGGCGCGCGCATGGCCTTCACCGTCACTGCCACCGGCGGCCTTGCGCTGCTGGCCGGCGTGCTGCTGCTCGGCCACATCGCCGGCAGCCTGGAACTCGATGCCGTGCTCGCCTCAGGCGACCGCATCCGCGCCCATGCGCTGTACCCGCTGGCGCTCGGCTTGGTGCTGCTGGGCGCGCTGACCAAGAGCGCGCAGTTCCCCTTCCACTTCTGGCTGCCGCATGCGATGGCGGCGCCCACGCCGGTCTCGGCCTACCTGCACTCGGCCACGATGGTGAAGGCGGGCGTCTTTCTGCTCGCGCGCCTGTGGCCGGCGCTGGCCGGCACCGAGGCATGGTTCTGGATCGTCGGCGGCGCGGGCCTGGCCACGCTGCTGCTGGGTGCCTACGCGGCGATGTTCCAGAACGACCTGAAAGGCCTGCTCGCCTACTCGACCATCAGCCATCTCGGGCTCATCACCCTGCTGCTGGGCCTGAACAGCCCGCTCGCGGCAGTGGCGGCGGTCTTCCACATGATGAACCACGCGACGTTCAAGGCGTCGCTCTTCATGTCGGTGGGCATCATCGACCACGAGACCGGCACGCGCGACATGCGCCGCCTCGATGGCCTCTACCGCGCGATGCCCATCACCGGCACGCTCGCCATCGTGGCCTGTGCAGCGATGGCCGGCGTGCCGCTGCTCAATGGCTTCCTGTCGAAGGAGATGTTCTTCGCCGAGACCGTGTTCGTGAGCGCGAGCCCGGCGGTCGAATACGGCCTGCCCGCACTCGCCACGCTGGCCGGAGTGTTCGCGGTGGTCTATTCGTTGCGCTTCGGGCACGACGTCTTCTTCGGCGCGCCGCCCGATTGCCCGCGCCAGCCGCATGAGCCGGTGCACTGGATGCGGGTGCCGGTCGAACTGCTGGTGCTGGCCTGCGTGGTGGTGGGCACGCTGCCGGCCTGGTCGGTCGGACCGCTCCTGGCCACGGCGGCGCAACCGGTGGTGGGCGGCGTGCTGCCCGAGTACAGCCTCGCGATCTGGCACGGCTTCAACACGCCGCTCGTGATGAGCCTGGTGGCGCTGGTGGCGGGCACGGTGATCTACCTGCGCTTTGCCACGCGCTTCAAGCAGCGCCGCACGCGCGGCGCTCCGCTGCTGCAGGGGCTGGACGGCAAGCGCCTCTTCGAAGCGGCGCTGGCCGGCCTCACGCGTGGCTCTTCGCACCTGCTGCGCGGGCTGAGCACGCGGCGCCTGCAGCCGCAGCTCTTCGTCATGCTGCTGATCGCCGGGCTCGCCGGCCTGGGCTCGGCGCTGATCGTGCCGCTGGAATGGGGCGACCGGGCGCGTGTGCCGGCCACGCCGGAGTTCGTGCTGATGTGGGCCGTCGCCTGCGTGTGCGCGGTGGGGGCGGCCTACCAGGCCAAGTTCCACCGGCTCGCGGCCCTCACGATGCTCGGGGTGGTGGGCCTGGCGGTGTGCATCACCTTCGCCTGGTTCTCGGCACCCGACCTCGCGCTCACGCAGCTCGCGGTGGAGGTGGTGACGCTGGTGCTCTTCCTGCTCGGCCTGCGCTGGATGCCCAAGCGCGTGGCGCAGGACGACCCGCGCATCGCCCTGCGCGCCTGGTGGCGCCGACGCCGCGACATCGTGCTCGCGGTGCTGATCGGCGTCGGCCTCGCCACACTCTCGTATGCGCTGCTCACCCGCACGGCGCCACTGTCGATCGCGCCCTACTTCCTGGAGCAGGCGCTGCCCGGCGGAGGCGGCACCAACGTGGTCAACGTGATGCTTGTGGACTTCCGTGCTTTCGACACGCTCGGTGAGATCACCGTGCTGGGCATCGTCGGCATCACGGTGTACGCGCTGCTGCGGCGCTTCCGCCCGCCGCAGGAGACCATCGACCAGCCGGTGCAGCAGCGTGTGCGCGGCATGGGCCGCGACCTCACCGACCGCGCCGAAGACACCGACCGCCTGCAGGAATACCTGGAGGTGCCGGCCGTGCTCGTGCGCCTGTTGCTGCCGGTCGCGGGGCTCTTCGCCTTCCATCTCTTCATGCGCGGGCACAACGAGCCGGGTGGCGGCTTCGTCGCCGGGCTGGTGGTGGCCATCGCGTTCATCGCGCAATACATGGTGGGCGGCACGCGCTGGGTGGAGGCGCGCATGCGTCTGCGGCCTCCGCGCTGGATTGCCTTCGGCCTGCTGATGGCGCTCGGCACCGGCCTCGGCTCGCTCGCGCTCGGTCACCCATTCCTCACCACGCACACGATGCATGTGCACTGGCCGCTGGTCGGCGACGTGCACCTGCCCACGGCGGCGCTCTTCGACCTGGGCGTGTTCTCGGTGGTGGTGGGCGCCACGCTGCTGCTGCTCACCGCCATTGCCCACCAGTCGCTGCGCGCGAGCCGGCAGCAGGCCGCCGCGGCCGACGATGCCCACGAGAAGGAGAAGCCCTGA
- a CDS encoding YicC/YloC family endoribonuclease, whose protein sequence is MPVYSMTGYASATAGAQSATETTGSAEAPGARTGAAGTASVTVELRSVNGRFLDLGFRLPDEFRSLEPALRDLIGGAFRRGKIELRLNTTTTADTSWPSPQPEQLNRLSRLEGTIQGWLPKAQGLSVHEVMQWCKGGTATERLDEVALEAARQCIAGLREARQREGDKLVAVLMERVKGLRDLAARAEPLVPAVVQRQQQRFIERWQEALAATGGAQGVSQEALQERALSEAATYAIRIDVAEELARLRAHLDEIARLLKAGGEVGKRLDFLIQELLREANTLGSKASSLELTNISVEMKVLIEQLREQVQNIE, encoded by the coding sequence ATGCCAGTCTACAGCATGACCGGGTATGCAAGCGCCACCGCCGGGGCGCAATCTGCGACAGAAACCACAGGGAGCGCAGAGGCTCCCGGCGCTCGAACCGGCGCTGCTGGAACGGCCAGCGTGACAGTCGAACTGCGCTCCGTCAACGGCCGATTCCTCGACTTGGGTTTTCGTCTGCCAGATGAGTTCCGATCGCTCGAACCAGCCCTGCGCGACTTGATCGGCGGCGCCTTCCGCCGCGGGAAGATCGAGCTGCGCCTGAACACCACGACCACCGCCGACACCTCCTGGCCCTCGCCCCAGCCGGAGCAGCTGAACCGGCTCTCGCGCCTGGAAGGCACCATCCAGGGTTGGCTGCCCAAGGCACAAGGCCTGTCGGTTCATGAGGTCATGCAGTGGTGCAAGGGCGGAACCGCCACCGAGCGCCTCGACGAGGTGGCGCTCGAGGCCGCACGCCAGTGCATCGCCGGCCTGCGGGAGGCACGCCAGCGTGAGGGCGACAAGCTCGTGGCCGTGCTGATGGAGCGGGTGAAGGGCCTGCGCGACCTCGCCGCCCGCGCCGAGCCGCTGGTGCCCGCCGTCGTGCAGCGCCAGCAGCAGCGCTTCATCGAGCGCTGGCAGGAGGCCCTGGCGGCCACCGGCGGCGCACAGGGCGTGTCGCAAGAGGCACTGCAGGAGCGCGCGCTGAGCGAAGCCGCCACCTATGCGATCCGCATCGACGTCGCCGAAGAACTTGCCCGCCTGCGCGCCCACCTCGACGAGATCGCCCGCCTGCTCAAGGCCGGGGGCGAAGTCGGCAAACGGCTCGACTTCCTGATACAGGAGTTGCTCCGTGAAGCGAACACGCTCGGCTCCAAGGCCTCGTCGCTGGAACTCACCAACATCTCGGTCGAGATGAAAGTGCTGATCGAACAGCTGCGCGAGCAGGTGCAGAACATCGAGTGA
- a CDS encoding serine/threonine protein kinase produces MSKPKPAPLPSGTVVGGYQIIKKLAAGGFGVVYLAEDSDRHLVAVKEYLPSSLAERAPGELMPRVKPEKQPLYRLGLKSFFEEGRNLAQISHPSVVSVLNFFRENDTVYMVMNYLQGDTLQDFIVTARDLKRDKVFRESTIRSLFDEILRGLRIVHQHKMLHLDIKPANIFITNENKAVLLDFGAAREVLSKEGNFIRPMYTPGFAAPEMYRRDGTLGPWTDIYAVGACIYACMQGYPPNDAPQRIEKDRLALSLSRLRNVYSDNLIEVTEWCMSLDPLSRPQSVFSLQKELARETERRYTKLSFSERLKLQLENLTTGAKA; encoded by the coding sequence ATGTCAAAGCCGAAACCTGCGCCATTGCCTTCGGGCACCGTGGTCGGCGGGTACCAGATCATCAAGAAACTGGCAGCCGGCGGCTTCGGCGTCGTGTACTTGGCGGAAGACTCCGATCGGCACCTGGTGGCCGTCAAGGAATACCTGCCGTCGTCTCTTGCAGAGCGTGCGCCCGGCGAACTCATGCCGCGCGTCAAGCCCGAGAAGCAGCCGCTCTATCGGCTGGGCCTGAAGAGCTTCTTCGAAGAAGGCCGCAACCTCGCGCAGATCTCGCACCCGAGCGTGGTCTCGGTGCTCAACTTCTTCCGCGAGAACGACACCGTCTACATGGTGATGAACTACCTGCAGGGCGACACCCTGCAGGACTTCATCGTCACCGCGCGTGACCTCAAGCGCGACAAGGTCTTCCGCGAGTCGACCATCCGCTCGCTGTTCGACGAGATCCTGCGCGGCTTGCGCATCGTGCACCAGCACAAGATGCTGCACCTCGACATCAAGCCGGCCAACATCTTCATCACCAACGAGAACAAGGCTGTCCTGCTCGACTTCGGCGCCGCGCGCGAAGTGCTGAGCAAGGAAGGCAACTTCATCCGTCCGATGTACACGCCGGGCTTCGCGGCCCCCGAGATGTACCGCCGCGACGGCACGCTCGGCCCCTGGACCGACATCTACGCGGTCGGCGCCTGCATCTACGCCTGCATGCAGGGCTACCCGCCGAACGACGCGCCCCAGCGCATCGAGAAGGACCGCCTGGCGCTTTCCCTCTCGCGCCTGCGCAACGTCTACTCCGACAACCTGATCGAAGTCACCGAGTGGTGCATGTCGCTCGACCCGCTGTCGCGGCCGCAGAGCGTCTTCTCGCTGCAGAAGGAACTGGCGCGTGAGACCGAGCGCCGCTACACCAAGCTCAGCTTCAGCGAACGCCTGAAGCTGCAACTCGAAAACCTCACCACCGGCGCGAAGGCCTAA